The DNA sequence GCCACCGCATTATCGCCCTGCTTGGGGTCTTTGAAGCTGGGTTTGGCATTAGGGCTATCGTAATCGGCCTGCTTGGGGTCAAGATCCTGGTTGTGAACAAAGAGGGAGAAAAAGTCGAGGCCATAGCCTGCCAGCATCTCCTGGTAATAATACCCCAAACTATACGCTTCATAAAACTTATCGAAGTGGGCCAGCTCCTTACCACTTGGGGCATCGGCATCTTCCTTATCCATGATGACCTTACCGTCTTTTACGGGAAGCGGGATGGGCATGCCCTTGTCATCCAGGTGTAGCTTATTGCCATCTTCATGGTTGCCTTCGCCCTGTTCTACGATAATTCCCAATGCTTTCAATGCAGTGTTGCTGTCCACCACTTCCACCAGTCCGCCGCTATCATCTTGATTGACGAAATGAGGATTGTGTTCTTTATCGTAATAGACCGTATTGATAGAATTGGAAGAATAGACGCCCATTCGCGGATTGGGGGTCAGCTGCAAGCGGTCTCCTAAATCATAAGCACCCGCAAAATGATCGTTGATACAGCCTTCAATCATTTCGTAAAACTGCCCGATGGTTTGATAATCAATAGCCCTTTCTTCGATCAGTAGGGAGGGATTTTCAAAAGCATTGGGGCTTTCTATCTTTAGGAAGGTTGCCAATTGTCTCAGCGAAAGCGGCCCCAGGTTAATCGGAAATTCAGGATCGTGACCATCCAACTGAGTAGGGAATTTAAAACCCTCAGATGCGGCAATACCCATCAAGTCCGGCGGCAATCCACAGATGGCTTGCTTGACGTTGGAAGCCAGTGCCAAATGCAGCATTTCCTCAATCAATACGCCCATGATCAGCGCTGCCGTTTTGTTGGCATAGATCATGATTTCCAGCGTCAGGTCTTGCGCTTGTTTCACCTTGCCGGGCATACGCTCCAGCA is a window from the Lewinella sp. LCG006 genome containing:
- a CDS encoding ferritin-like domain-containing protein, whose product is MPKKKLFSIPTVVTPENFAEAMEQAITLELATIPTYLSTYYSIQRLPDQQTLYKTLLERMPGKVKQAQDLTLEIMIYANKTAALIMGVLIEEMLHLALASNVKQAICGLPPDLMGIAASEGFKFPTQLDGHDPEFPINLGPLSLRQLATFLKIESPNAFENPSLLIEERAIDYQTIGQFYEMIEGCINDHFAGAYDLGDRLQLTPNPRMGVYSSNSINTVYYDKEHNPHFVNQDDSGGLVEVVDSNTALKALGIIVEQGEGNHEDGNKLHLDDKGMPIPLPVKDGKVIMDKEDADAPSGKELAHFDKFYEAYSLGYYYQEMLAGYGLDFFSLFVHNQDLDPKQADYDSPNAKPSFKDPKQGDNAVAALKLESELGNAIFTYILLMIETCYRTKSTKTQFQLFMYGVHKAMIWLLSHFGGNISNLLYHKKGKMYSAALTFEFYDFAAKPNMRPKAQIIELADQLSKVWTVEGWLSKGNEKSVAYMALPDVGLDYSVKDIDKDLGIKGNPFPTAHA